In one Rutidosis leptorrhynchoides isolate AG116_Rl617_1_P2 chromosome 8, CSIRO_AGI_Rlap_v1, whole genome shotgun sequence genomic region, the following are encoded:
- the LOC139861734 gene encoding callose synthase 7-like, with protein sequence MDKTFMNYSSWCDYLHCTSNLKFEPEGDRQQLELIYIGLFLLIWGEASNIRFMPECICYIFHNMANEIHGILFSNVESVSGGTYQAEAVGEESFLQNVVSPIYEVMHKEAMRNRGGKASHSSWRNYDDLNEYFWSDKCFKLGWPMDRNSDFFVTSDDQMQENAERSHVISRKRKLKTNFVEVRTFLHLYRSFDRMWMFLILCFQAMVIIAWHGNGSIFGIFDDGVFESILSIFITYAVLNFFQASLDMILSFNAWRSMKHTQILRYLIKITIAAFWVVILPIGYSRSVRNPTGIAKFFSNLGGNQREQSMYNYLVAFYLAPNILSAFLFLFPPLRRSMECSNWRVIVLLMWWAQPKLYVGRGMHEDMFSLLKYTLYWVMLLISKFTFSYYVEILPLVAPTKTIMNISVNVYEWHEFFPKATHNIGFVIAIWAPIVMVYFTDAQIWYAIFETIIGGIYGAFSHLGEIRTLGMLRSRFDSVPSAFYERLVPLQQEELKRDPMEDDSLVRKNIAKFSQVWNEFIYSMRMEDLISNSERDLLLVPYTTSDVPVIQWPPFLLASKIPIALDMAKDFKGKEDAELFKKINNDDYMYSAIIECYQTLKDILYGLLDDKGDKMIIRLICHEIDISIQNKSFLTKFRTSGLPSLNDKLEKFLSHLLTVYDNAEKYRSQIINVLQDLMEIITQDIMVNGHEILERAHSLRQDNDKNERFEQINIQLTQKKSWKEKVVRLHLLLTVKESAINVPMNLEARRRVTFFTNSLYMKMPNAPKVHNMISFSVLTPYYKEDVLYSEDELHMENEDGISILFYLQKIYPDEWKNFEERIKNPKLKATEKDRTEATRQWVSYRGQTLSRTVRGMMYYKEALELQCFLDSAKDNEIFTGYRTFDTNKDHRALKERAEAMADLKFTYVVSCQIYGSQKKSSDHRDQSCYANILNLMLTYPSLRVAYIDERENPNGKSPKVYYSVLVKGGDKLDEEIYRIKLPGPPTEIGEGKPENQNHAIIFTRGEALQTIDMNQDNYFEEAFKMRNVLEEFHKDHHGNRRPTILGLREHIFTGSVSSLAWFMSNQETSFVTIGQRVLADPLRVRFHYGHPDIFDRIFHITRGGISKASKVINLSEDIFSGYNSTLRGGYVTHHEYIQVGKGRDVGMNQISLFEAKVANGNGEQTLSRDVYRLGRRFDFYRMLSFYFTTVGFYFSSMVTVLVVYVFLYGRMYMVLSGLEKKIMENATINSNKALEAALATQSVFQLGLILILPMAMEVGLESGFRRALGDFIIMQLQLASVFFTFQLGTKVHYYGKTILHGGSKYRATGRGFVIFHAKFTDNYRLYSRSHFVKGIELAMLLVIYQVYGDSYRSSTLSLFITFSIWFLVSSWLFAPFIFNPSGFDWQKTVEDWTDWKRWMGNRGGIGIAQDKSWESWWDAEQEHLKHTNIRGKLMEIVLAFRFFLYQYGLVYHLNIAHESKSILVYGLSWLVMITVLLGLKMVSMGRRRFGTDFQLMFRILKALLFIGFLSIVTVLFVVCSLTISDIFAAFLAFLPTGWAFLQIGQACRPCVKAIGFWDSIKELGRAFECVMGLIIFMPIVILSWFPFVSEFQTRLLFNQAFSRGLQISMILAGKKDKTQSA encoded by the exons ATGGATAAAACATTCATGAACTATAGCTCGTGGTGTGATTATCTGCACTGCACGTCAAACCTCAA GTTTGAACCTGAGGGTGATAGACAGCAGTTAGAACTTATCTACATTGGACTCTTCCTGCTTATATGGGGCGAAGCTTCAAATATCCGATTCATGCCTGAATGTATTTGCTATATTTTTCATAAT ATGGCAAACGAAATACATGGAATTTTGTTTTCCAATGTCGAATCTGTAAGCGGAGGAACATATCAAGCAGAAGCAGTTGGAGAAGAATCATTTTTGCAGAATGTTGTGTCGCCTATTTATGAAGTTATGCATAAG GAAGCTATGAGAAATCGAGGAGGGAAAGCAAGTCATTCTTCTTGGAGAAACTATGACGATCTCAACGAATACTTTTG GTCTGACAAGTGCTTCAAATTAGGATGGCCAATGGATCGAAATTCAGACTTTTTTGTTACCTCTGACGATCAAATGCAAGAAAATGCG GAGCGCAGCCATGTCATATCTAGAAAGAGAAAACTTAAGACAAATTTTGTTGAAGTGCGGACATTTTTGCACCTTTATAGGAGTTTTGATCGAATGTGGATGTTTCTTATATTATGTTTTCAG GCTATGGTGATTATTGCATGGCATGGAAATGGATCAATTTTCGGAATTTTCGATGATGGTGTCTTTGAAAGTATTTTGAGCATATTCATTACCTATGCAGTCCTTAATTTTTTTCAAG CTTCATTAGATATGATCCTCAGCTTCAATGCGTGGAGGAGCATGAAACATACTCAGATACTTCGCTATCTCATTAAAATTACGATTGCGGCCTTTTGGGTCGTGATCCTACCCATTGGTTATTCGAGATCTGTTCGAAACCCAACCGGAATTGCGAAGTTTTTTAGTAATTTGGGAGGAAATCAAAGGGAACAATCCATGTATAACTATCTTGTTGCATTTTATTTGGCACCCAACATATTGTCTGCCTTTTTATTCCTATTCCCACCCTTGCGGAGATCCATGGAGTGTTCTAACTGGCGTGTAATCGTTCTTTTAATGTGGTGGGCTCAG CCGAAGCTCTACGTTGGAAGAGGGATGCATGAAGACATGTTTTCACTTTTGAA GTATACATTATATTGGGTGATGCTGCTGATTAGCAAGTTCACATTCAGCTACTATGTGGAG ATATTGCCGCTGGTTGCACCCACAAAAACAATTATGAATATTTCAGTTAATGTATATGAGTGGCACGAGTTCTTCCCGAAAG CGACTCATAATATTGGCTTTGTTATTGCTATTTGGGCTCCAATTGTCATG GTATATTTCACGGATGCACAAATTTGGTATGCCATATTTGAAACTATAATTGGTGGAATCTATGGAGCGTTTAGCCACTTGGGCGAG ATTCGGACACTTGGAATGTTGCGTTCCCGTTTTGATTCTGTCCCTTCAGCTTTCTATGAACGCCTTGTACCGTTGCAGCAagaagaacttaagagagatccaATG GAGGATGATTCTTTGGTGAGAAAGAACATAGCAAAATTTTCACAAGTGTGGAATGAGTTCATATATTCAATGCGGATGGAGGATTTGATTAGCAACAG TGAGAGAGATCTACTCCTCGTACCATACACGACAAGTGACGTTCCAGTTATCCAATGGCCACCTTTCCTGTTAGCTAGCAAG ATTCCGATTGCATTAGACATGGCAAAAGACTTTAAAGGTAAGGAGGATGCGGAGCTTTTTAAAAAGATCAATAATGATGACTATATGTACTCAGCCATTATCGAGTGTTACCAGACACTAAAGGATATATTATATGGTCTTCTCGATGATAAAGGGGATAAAAT GATCATACGGCTTATATGCCATGAAATAGATATCAGCATTCAAAATAAGTCATTTTTAACTAAATTTCGGACGAGTGGTTTGCCTTCCCTCAATGATAAGTTGGAAAAGTTCTTGAGCCATTTG CTGACAGTTTATGATAATGCTGAGAAATACAGATCCCAAATTATTAATGTTCTTCAAGATCTTATGGAGATTATTACTCAGGATATTATGGTTAACGGACATGA AATACTCGAAAGAGCTCATTCTCTTCGTCAGGACAATGACAAAAATGAGAGATTTGAACAAATCAATATCCAGCTTACACAAAAAAAATCTTGGAAGGAGAAG GTGGTGAGGCTCCATTTGCTTCTCACTGTGAAGGAATCTGCAATTAATGTGCCCATGAATTTAGAGGCCCGTAGACGTGTTACTTTCTTTACCAACTCCTTATATATGAAGATGCCAAATGCTCCGAAAGTTCACAATATGATATCATTTAG TGTATTAACTCCATATTATAAAGAAGATGTTCTCTATTCTGAAGATGAGCTTCATATGGAAAACGAGGATGGAATTTCTATCTTATTTTATCTTCAAAAGATATATCCAG ATGAATGGAAAAATTTCGAAGAGCGAATTAAAAATCCAAAACTAAAAGCTACCGAAAAGGATAGAACAGAAGCAACACGCCAATGGGTTTCATACAGGGGGCAGACACTTTCAAGAACAG TGAGAGGGATGATGTACTACAAAGAAGCTCTTGAACTTCAATGCTTCTTAGATTCTGCAAAGGACAACG AGATTTTTACTGGATATCGAACATTTGATACGAATAAGGACCACAGAGCTTTGAAAGAACGTGCAGAAGCAATGGCAGATTTAAAGTTCACCTACGTTGTTTCTTGCCAGATTTATGGGTCTCAGAAGAAATCAAGTGACCATCGAGATCAAAGTTGTTATGCTAACATACTCAACCTAATGCTTAC ATATCCTTCGTTACGTGTGGCTTATATCGATGAGAGAGAGAATCCCAATGGAAAATCTCCAAAGGTTTACTACTCTGTTCTGGTCAAGGGTGGAGATAAACTAGATGAG GAAATATATCGTATCAAGCTTCCTGGTCCACCTACAGAAATTGGTGAAGGAAAACCTGAAAACCAAAACCATGCAATTATTTTCACTCGCGGGGAAGCACTACAAACAATTGACATGAATCAG GACAATTACTTTGAGGAAGCTTTCAAAATGCGAAACGTATTGGAAGAATTTCATAAAGATCATCACGGCAATCGTCGACCTACAATACTAGGATTGAGGGAACATATCTTTACAGGAAG TGTCTCATCACTCGCATGGTTCATGTCTAATCAAGAGACAAGTTTTGTGACGATTGGTCAAAGGGTTTTGGCTGACCCTTTAAG GGTGCGGTTCCATTACGGTCACCCTGATATATTTGACAGAATCTTCCATATAACAAGGGGTGGTATCAGTAAAGCATCAAAAGTTATAAACTTGAGTGAGGACATATTTTCAGGTTATAATTCAACTTTGCGAGGGGGATATGTGACACATCATGAGTATATTCAAGTAGGCAAGGGTCGAGATGTTGGTATGAATCAGATATCGTTATTCGAGGCCAAAGTCGCAAACGGAAATGGCGAACAGACACTCAGCCGGGATGTTTATCGACTTGGCCGACGGTTTGACTTCTACCGAATGTTGTCGTTCTACTTCACCACAGTTGGTTTCTACTTCAGCAGCATG GTTACTGTACTTGTTGTGTACGTTTTCTTATATGGACGAATGTATATGGTTTTAAGTGGACTCGAGAAAAAAATAATGGAAAATGCAACTATAAATAGCAACAAAGCACTCGAGGCGGCTTTAGCGACACAATCCGTGTTTCAGTTGGGATTAATTTTAATACTTCCAATGGCAATGGAAGTAGGCTTAGAAAGTGGATTTCGCCGAGCCCTTGGTGATTTTATAATAATGCAACTACAACTAGCCTCAGTATTTTTCACTTTCCAACTTGGAACAAAAGTGCATTATTATGGAAAAACAATTTTACATGGAGGCTCAAAATATCGGGCTACTGGTCGTGGATTCGTTATCTTCCATGCAAAGTTTACCGATAATTACAGATTATATTCACGAAGTCACTTTGTGAAAGGGATCGAGTTGGCTATGTTGTTGGTTATTTATCAAGTTTATGGGGACTCGTATCGTAGTTCAACTTTATCTTTGTTTATCACTTTCTCCATATGGTTTTTAGTATCCTCGTGGTTGTTTGCTCCGTTTATTTTTAATCCTTCGGGATTCGACTGGCAGAAGACGGTGGAAGATTGGACAGACTGGAAGAGATGGATGGGCAATCGCGGTGGCATCGGGATTGCACAAGATAAAAGTTGGGAATCATGGTGGGATGCGGAACAAGAGCATTTGAAACATACGAATATACGAGGCAAACTTATGGAGATTGTACTCGCTTTCCGATTCTTCTTATATCAGTATGGACTTGTGTATCACCTTAACATAGCTCATGAAAGCAAAAGTATACTG GTTTATGGACTTTCTTGGTTGGTCATGATAACTGTTCTTCTTGGCTTGAAG ATGGTCTCAATGGGCAGACGAAGATTTGGGACTGATTTTCAACTCATGTTTAGGATCTTAAAGGCTCTTCTTTTCATTGGGTTCCTATCAATTGTGACCGTCTTATTTGTCGTTTGTAGCCTCACTATAAGCGATATATTTGCTGCGTTTCTTGCTTTCTTACCAACCGGATGGGCTTTTCTTCAA ATTGGTCAAGCTTGCAGGCCGTGCGTAAAAGCGATAGGATTTTGGGATTCGATAAAGGAGCTGGGACGTGCATTTGAGTGTGTTATGGGATTGATAATATTCATGCCCATTGTTATACTATCGTGGTTTCCATTTGTATCCGAGTTTCAAACAAGGCTTCTATTCAATCAAGCATTTAGTAGAGGACTACAAATATCAATGATTCTTGCTGGGAAGAAAGACAAGACTCAATCTGCTTGA
- the LOC139864217 gene encoding putative callose synthase 6 has product MASTSGTKDVGSLSRRMKRSSTMIDPYADDNATVDSELVPSSLASVAPILRVANEVEKDNPRVAYLCRFHAFEKAHRMDPKSTGRGVRQFKTYLLHRLQKEEVETKPQLAKSDPREIQKYYQSFYEKNIREGQYTKKPEEMAKFYQIAKVLYDVLKTVVPHTKVEDETLRYAKDVEANQEQYEHYNILPLYAVGVKPAIMELPEIKAALRALRNVDNLPLLKKPEDRGKSVSDILEWLSSIFGFQYVILLGSRPYFLIVPFCNEERKCCESAGTFNLATCKY; this is encoded by the exons ATGGCTAGCACGAGTGGAACGAAAGATGTTGGATCACTTTCGAGACGGATGAAAAGAAGTTCTACTATGATTGATCCGTACGCGGATGATAATGCGACCGTTGATAGTGAGCTTGTGCCGTCATCACTTGCATCTGTTGCTCCAATTCTTCGGGTCGCGAATGAGGTCGAGAAGGATAATCCTAGAGTTGCTTATTTGT GCCGATTTCATGCATTCGAGAAGGCACACAGGATGGACCCTAAATCTACTGGGCGTGGTGTTCGCCAATTCAAGACTTACCTACTCCACAGACTTCAAAAG GAAGAAGTAGAGACAAAACCTCAATTAGCAAAGAGTGATCCTAGAGAAATCCAAAAATACTACCAAAGTTTCTATGAGAAAAATATCAGAGAGGGTCAATATACAAAGAAACC TGAGGAGATGGCTAAGTTTTATCAGATTGCAAAGGTGTTGTATGATGTATTGAAGACTGTGGTTCCTCATACTAAAGTTGAAGATGAG ACTCTAAGATATGCTAAAGATGTAGAGGCGAATCAAGAACAATATGAGCATTATAACATTCTTCCTTTATACGCTGTTGGGGTTAAACCGGCCATTATGGAGCTTCCAGAG ATTAAAGCGGCTCTTAGGGCTCTTCGTAATGTGGATAATCTTCCACTTCTTAAAAAGCCCGAAGACAGAGGAAAGTCTGTTAGTGATATACTCGAGTGGTTATCTTCAATATTTGGATTTCAG TATGTAATTTTGTTGGGTTCACGGCCTTATTTTTTGATCGTTCCATTTTGCAATGAAGAAAGGAAATGTTGCGAATCAGCGGGAACATTTAATCTTGCTACTTGCAAATATTGA